Proteins encoded within one genomic window of Balaenoptera ricei isolate mBalRic1 chromosome 10, mBalRic1.hap2, whole genome shotgun sequence:
- the LOC132373118 gene encoding dihydrolipoyl dehydrogenase, mitochondrial-like produces MAHGKDFASRGIEMSEVRLNLEKMMEQKSNAVKALTGGIAHLFKQNKVAHVNGYGKITGKNQVTATKADGNTQVIDTKNILIATGSEVTPFPGITIDEDTVVSSTSALSLKKVPEKMVVIGAGVIGVELGSVWQRLGADTTAVEFLGHVGGIGIDMEISKNFQRILQKQGFKFKLNTKVTGATKKSDGKIDVSIEAASGGKAEVITCDVLLVCIGRRPFTKNLGLEELGIELDPRGRIPVNTRFQTKIPNIYAIGDVVAGPMLAYKAEDEGIICAEGMAGGAVHIDYNCVPSVIYVHPEVAWVGRSEEQLKEEGIEYKVGKFPFAANSRAKTNADTDGMVKILGQKSTDRVLGAHILGPGAGETINEAAFALEYGASCEDIARVCHAHPTLSEAFREANLAASFGKSINF; encoded by the coding sequence ATGGCCCATGGAAAAGATTTTGCATCTAGAGGAATTGAAATGTCTGAAGTTCGCTTGAATTTAGAGAAGATGATGGAGCAGAAGAGTAATGCAGTAAAAGCTTTAACGGGTGGAATTGCCCACTTATTCAAACAGAATAAGGTTGCTCATGTAAATGGATATGGAAAGATAACTGGGAAAAATCAGGTCACCGCTACGAAAGCCGATGGCAACACTCAAGTTATTGATACAAAGAACATTCTTATAGCCACAGGTTCAGAAGTCACTCCTTTTCCTGGAATTACGATTGATGAAGATACAGTAGTGTCATCTACAAGtgctttgtctttaaaaaaagttcCAGAAAAGATGGTTGTCATTGGTGCAGGAGTAATAGGTGTAGAATTGGGCTCAGTTTGGCAAAGACTTGGTGCAGACACGACAGCAGTTGAGTTTTTGGGTCATGTTGGTGGAATTGGAATTGATATGGAGATATCTAAAAACTTTCAACGCATCCTTCAAAAACaaggatttaaatttaaattgaataCTAAAGTTACTGGTGCTACTAAGAAGTCAGATGGAAAAATTGATGTTTCTATTGAAGCTGCTTCTGGTGGTAAAGCTGAAGTTATCACTTGTGATGTACTCCTGGTTTGCATTGGCCGACGACCCTTTACTAAGAATTTGGGACTAGAGGAGCTTGGAATTGAGCTGGATCCTAGAGGTAGAATTCCAGTAAATACCAGATTCCAAACTAAAATTCCAAATATCTATGCAATCGGCGATGTGGTTGCTGGTCCAATGCTGGCTTACAAAGCAGAGGATGAAGGCATTATCTGTGCTGAAGGGATGGCTGGTGGCGCTGTGCACATTGACTACAATTGTGTACCGTCGGTGATTTACGTACACCCTGAAGTTGCTTGGGTTGGCAGATCAGAAGAGCAGTTGAAAGAAGAGGGTATTGAGTACAAAGTTGGGAAATTCCCATTTGCTGCTAACAGCAGAGCTAAGACAAATGCTGACACAGATGGTATGGTGAAGATACTTGGGCAGAAATCAACAGACAGAGTATTGGGAGCACATATTCTAGGACCAGGTGCTGGTGAAACGATAAATGAAGCTGCTTTTGCACTGGAATATGGAGCATCCTGTGAAGATatagctagagtctgtcatgcacaTCCGACCTTATCAGAAGCTTTTAGAGAAGCAAACCTGGCTGCATCATTTGGCAAATCGATCAACTTTTAA